The genomic interval TTCTGGATATTCGAAACCCATCAGATACCTATCAGCCCAAAAGCAGGACAGTATTTTTTGCTCAGTATGGCCATTTCCTGTATGCCAGCTTATGCGCTTTCTACCTTGTGGACACACCCTCCAGTTTGGGTGTATGTGGTTGCGGCACTATCTGCTTTAGTACAACTCATCGCTTTATTCTTCCTGATCCGGTTGCTGTATATCAGTAGAATGGACCTGAAAAAACTCTTTGAAAAACGGGTATTCCACTTACTGCTTTTTGCCGGAATGGCTTTTACAATTAAAACTTTTCTCCAGCTTTTTGCCTCTTTTCCTGCCATTGCCGATATGGCATTTCTTATACGCAACTTTACCATTGGCTATCTGCACCTGATATTTCTGGGTTTTATTACTGTTTTTTTGATCGGCTGGTTTGCTGCTCAAAAATTCCTGCAACTCAACAATACATTAGCAATATGGGGAATACGACTTTTGCTAGTGGGTTTTACAGGTAGTGAACTCTATATATTCCTGCAGCCTTTATTCTTTACATCTGGCTGGGGTGCCATTCCATTGTATGATCCAGTACTGTTTATTTTTTCTGTGCTTATGCCTATTGGTACAATTTTGCTTATATGGCAATCCTACCGAAACAGTACATGCTACCAGACTGATACAGAGAGTGTTAGGCATTCAGTTAATAATTTATAAAAATGTAGGTTTCAGATATAGAAAATGGAATACAGAATAACTTAAGCATAAGTATCATATGTTTTTGCGGGCAGGGGTGCAGCAATAGTGTGGCCGGTTTTGGCCTTGTGCGCAGGCCGGAGGACTGTGTGAGCAGCCATTTGTAGCGTAAAACAGGCTCTGTTGGTGCTACCACAACTGTGTTGGTTCTCTTCGCATTCACATGCTCGAGAATCTTTTGTTATTTTTCTTTTGGGCATGCAAAAGAAAAGTAAAGACGGCGTAAGTATTAGAAATCGATATACTTAACTATTACACCATTCTTGAGAAAAATAAATCCTTAACCAAGTTAAGAAAATCATAAGAGAGTATGATTAGAATCATAAAATAGGGCTGGCTAACGCGGTACATTTACAATACCGAAAGATAGTTCAACCCTAAATACATACAACCATGAATACTGAGCTTGATGTCCGCAAAATTGAACCACGGTTTAAGCATCCCTTTATTTTCCAGAATTTCGACCAGTTGCTTCACGGCGAAATATTAACTTTAGTAAATGACCATGATCCGCTGCCCCTTTATCACCAGTTTAAAACCGAACGGAACGGAATTTTTGACTGGAATTACGAAGAAAAAGGGCCTGCCCTCTGGAAAGTAAAAATTACCAAAAAATTAGTTTCTGATGAAACCGTAGCCGATCTGGCACGCCAGTTTCCGAATGCATTACCTGTTTTTAAAAAACTGCACATTGATTTTTGCTGCAATGGCAACCGCCTTTTTACAGAAGCATGCGAGGAAGCTGGTTTAGATCCCAGACAAGTAAAATTGCAGGTAATCGAGTCCACTGAAAAACCTCCTCTCCACTTCCGGGCCGAAGACTGGTCGCCAGCATTTTTAGCAGATTACATTGTACAGAACCATCATAAATATGTAAAGGACACTGTTCCACAGCTAGAGGCATTGCTCGAAAAAGTAGAGAATGTACACGGCAAGGAGCATCCGGAAATCCATTCTATTCATGCCTGTTTTGTATCGCTTGCCATAGAACTACTGCAACACATGCAGAAAGAAGAGCAGATTCTTTTTCCCGCTATTAAACAACTGGTAAAAAACAAGCAGAACAATGAAGTAAATGGTTCTTTCCCTTTTCAAACCATCCGTAATCCTATTGCCGCTATGGAAAATGAACATGCAGGAGCAGGCGAAGACATGGAAAGTATCCGGAAGTTAACGAATAATTTTACACCGCCTGCTGATGCCTGCCAGTCGTACCGCCTGCTTTATAAGCAACTGGAAGAATTCGAAGACGATCTGCACCAGCATGTACATTTAGAAAATAACCTGTTGTTTCCGAAAGCGATTCAACTGGAAAAAGAAATGCAATAATTAAGAGAAGAGATTTATGAAGAAATACACAAAACTATGGATGGGCTTTATCACTGTAATGGTTGGCTCCTTTGCCGTTCTGGGCTATTATGGCTCAGAAATATACAGAAAAGCGCCTCCTATTCCACATAAAGTTGTAAGTGCCAGCGGCAAAGTTTTATTTACAGGCCAGGATATTAAAGATGGGCAAAATGTGTGGCAATCTATCGGCGGACAGGAAGTAGGAACGGTATGGGGGCATGGTGCATATGTAGCCCCTGACTGGACGGCTGACTGGCTCCACAAAGAAGCAATGTATATGCTCGACAGCTGGGCAAAAGAGGCCAAAGGCACAACTTATGAAGCCTTAGATGAAGAAACGCAAGCCATGCTGAGAGCCCGTTTGCAAAAACAAATCCGGCAAAACACCTACGATACCCAGACTGGCAACCTCACTATTTCCGACCTCAGGGCAGAAGCTATTGCAGACGTAAGCAAGCACTATACTGGCCTGTTCACCAACGACCCTGCTTTGGCGCAATACCGCGATGCCTATGCCATTCCAGCTAATACCATCAAAGATTCGGAGCGGATGCGGCAAATGAATGCATTCTTTTTCTGGGCGACCTGGGCCTGCGTTACCAACCGGCCTGACAGTAAGATCACTTATACCAATAACTGGCCTGCTGAAAAACTAGTAGCCAACGAACCCACCAGCGACCTGATCATCTGGACTGGCTTTAGTGTAATTGTATTGATTGCCGGAGTGGGATTACTTGCCTATTATTATGCCTCGCACAAAGAGGAAGAGATGGAAGGGGCTGAACTACCTAAAAAAGATCCTTTATTAGGTTTGCAACCTACACCTTCTATGCGGGCCACTTTAAAATACTTTTGGGTAGTAACGGCGCTTATTGTCGTACAGGTGATCTTGGGTGCGGTTACCGCCCATTATGGGGTAGAAGGGGAAGCATTTTATGGTATTCCGCTGGGTGAATGGCTGCCTTATTCTATCACCCGTACCTGGCATGTGCAGCTGGCTATTTTCTGGATTGCTACTTCCTGGCTGGCTACCGGGTTATTTATTGCCCCTGCTGTTTCAGGCTATGAACCCAAATTTCAAAGCATAGGCGTTAATTTCCTGTTTATTGCCTTACTCGTGATTGTGGTAGGCTCCCTTGCCGGACAGTGGTTTGGTGTGATGCAAAAATTAGGTTTGGTAGAAAACTTCTGGTTTGGCCATCAGGGATATGAGTATGTAGATTTGGGCCGTTTCTGGCAGATATTCCTTTTGATAGGATTATTTTTGTGGTTATTTCTGATGGGAAGAGCCATCTGGCCGGCCTTTAAAAACCAGGCTGAAAACCGGCATCTGCTGGCGATGTTCTTGATTTCTTCCATAGCCATTGCTTCTTTCTATGCAGCCGGGCTGATGTGGGGCAGGCAAACAAACTTAGCCATTGCCGAATACTGGCGGTGGTGGGTCGTGCATCTGTGGGTGGAAGGCTTTTTTGAAGTATTTGCCACGGTAGTGATTGCGTTTTTATTTGTAAGAATGGGTTTGTTACGGACAAAAATAGCTACACCAACAGTATTATTTTCTACCATTATTTTCTTGTTTGGTGGTATTATCGGCACTTTCCATCACCTGTATTTCAGCGGAACACCAACCTCTGTATTGGCTTTGGGCGCTACTTTCAGCGCCTTAGAAGTAGTACCGCTAGTCCTGATCGGCTTTGAAGCCTACCATAACCTGACCTTGAGCCGGGCTACCGAATGGATCAAAGCCTATAAATGGCCGATCTACTGCTTTGTTGCCGTTGCTTTCTGGAATCTGGTAGGCGCAGGCATTTTCGGCTTTGTGATTAATCCCCCTATTGCCTTATACTATATGCAAGGTCTGAATACAACGCCTGTACATGGACATACGGCTCTGTTTGGTGTATACGGCATTTTAGGTATTGGCCTGATGCTGTTTGTATTGAAAGGCTTAGCAGCCCGCAATGTCTGGAAAGATGGCGTAATCAGCTTTGCTTTCTGGTCTATTAATATCGGCCTGGCTCTGATGGTGCTCATTAGTGTATTGCCTATTGGGTTAATGCAAACCTGGGCAAGTGTGGAGCATGGGCTCTGGTATGCCCGTTCGATGGAATTTATGCAAACCCCTACCATGGAAATTCTCCGCTGGCTCCGGGTGATCGGCGACACCATCTTTGCCGCTGGGGCAATTGCACTGGGATGGTTTGTGATCGGATTGAAAACCGGCTGGTCGCTGCAGAAGGAAACGGATATTTCGCCTGAAAACTTTCCGAGGATAAAGAAAGGCGAAGACTATATTAATGCCTGATTTCTATATCTGCCATACTATCCATAGAAAAACAATAGTTACATTTTTTAACGAATTCCATATCATGAAAATCGATAACCCGAAAGCTAATGAGTTGCTTTTTAAATTTTGTTTATTTTTCAGTTTACTCATTGCTGTTTCCTGCTCATCTGAGAATAAAACAGAAGGTAATGAGGCTTCCAATACAACTGAGGAAAATACCTCCTCAGCACCTGCGGCACAGCCGGAAGCCGTCCCAGTGGCTGATCAAAGTAAGGGAATAGGTCCTGTGAGCAATGTTAATGTAGGTGCCGATATTGATAAAACTCTGGCTGGTCAGGGAAAAACTATATTTGAAAGCAAGTGTGCCGCCTGCCATAAACTCAACGAACGCTACGTAGGGCCGCCATTAGGGGGTGTAACACAAAGGCGTAAACCGGAATGGATCATGAATATGATTCTAAATCCGCAAGAAATGGTGCAGAAAAATGATACCGCGCAGGCTTTGTTAAGTACGTATATGACACAAATGCCTAACCAGAACCTCACACAGGAAGAAGCAAGAGCAATGCTGGAATATTTCCGGCAGGCAGATAGCGAACCAAAACAGAAATAAATGATTCCAAAAAGATATTGAAGCTTGATTGGTGTTGTGTTGGTAACATTATAAGCTTTATAAATAGCAAACTGCCTGGTATTCTTTGCTCAATTACTTGAAAAGAATACCAGGCAGTTGAATACGTACTTATATCCCAGGTGATATACCAATCGCCAGCACCAACTATCTGATTATTGCTTTGCTCCCAGAAACTGGTCTACATTATCTTTGGTGATGGTGAGTAAACCAGTGTTTACCGTGGAAGGTACCGGAACAATATTGGCTTTGGTATCATTACTGGAAAGCTGATTCGTCTGGTGAACCATGTCGTAAAGGAACTGGGCACCATACCAGGTAAATAATTCCCTTTTCTGGCCGACCAGTAACTGGATTACACCATCTTTTACCAGGCGCATGTGTTCTGGTTCCCAGTCCACCGTAGTTACTTTGATTTGCCCGGCTTTTCCGGCTTCTTTTACTGCCAGGCCAATTCCCGGACCACTGTTGGAATCAAACCCGCAAATACCGGCAATATCCGGGTGAGCACTAATCAGGTCGGCGGTAATTCTGGCAGCTTCTTCAATATTGGATTTATCGTCGTATTTACCCACTACCTGAATTTGAGGATAGTTTTTGAGTACATCCAGTAAACCCTGAAAACCCTGTTCCATATTGGTTAAACCCAGAATGCCCATGTAGGCGATTTTTCCTTTTCCATTAATGAGTTTAGCCATCGTTTCGCCTTGAATCCGCCCGATCTCATACCAGTTGGTACCCAGAAATGCATGTCGTTTACTCTGCGGAATATCCGAATCATAGACTACAGTTGGAATGCCAGCCTCAACCGCTTTATTAATGGCCTGGGCAATACTCGGATCGGTGCCGTTGATTAACAATCCGGCTGGTTTGGTTCCAATCACTTGTTCGATGGTAGCCACCTGTGCCTGTACATCCCATTCCGGCGGACCCAATACGGATGTTTTTACACCCATTTTTTCTCCCCAGCGTTTGAATGCGGCCTGATCGTGGTTGACATACATGGGCATATTTACACTGGTCGTTACCATTACATATTCTTCGTTGGGATTTACCTGTACCGCCGGAGTATCATTAGTTGAAGCCTGTCCTGGCTGTTTTCTGGGTTCACAGGAAA from Rhodocytophaga rosea carries:
- a CDS encoding c-type cytochrome — its product is MKIDNPKANELLFKFCLFFSLLIAVSCSSENKTEGNEASNTTEENTSSAPAAQPEAVPVADQSKGIGPVSNVNVGADIDKTLAGQGKTIFESKCAACHKLNERYVGPPLGGVTQRRKPEWIMNMILNPQEMVQKNDTAQALLSTYMTQMPNQNLTQEEARAMLEYFRQADSEPKQK
- a CDS encoding substrate-binding domain-containing protein; translated protein: MKYTFLSFCLAICLSLVSCEPRKQPGQASTNDTPAVQVNPNEEYVMVTTSVNMPMYVNHDQAAFKRWGEKMGVKTSVLGPPEWDVQAQVATIEQVIGTKPAGLLINGTDPSIAQAINKAVEAGIPTVVYDSDIPQSKRHAFLGTNWYEIGRIQGETMAKLINGKGKIAYMGILGLTNMEQGFQGLLDVLKNYPQIQVVGKYDDKSNIEEAARITADLISAHPDIAGICGFDSNSGPGIGLAVKEAGKAGQIKVTTVDWEPEHMRLVKDGVIQLLVGQKRELFTWYGAQFLYDMVHQTNQLSSNDTKANIVPVPSTVNTGLLTITKDNVDQFLGAKQ
- a CDS encoding nitric-oxide reductase large subunit; translation: MKKYTKLWMGFITVMVGSFAVLGYYGSEIYRKAPPIPHKVVSASGKVLFTGQDIKDGQNVWQSIGGQEVGTVWGHGAYVAPDWTADWLHKEAMYMLDSWAKEAKGTTYEALDEETQAMLRARLQKQIRQNTYDTQTGNLTISDLRAEAIADVSKHYTGLFTNDPALAQYRDAYAIPANTIKDSERMRQMNAFFFWATWACVTNRPDSKITYTNNWPAEKLVANEPTSDLIIWTGFSVIVLIAGVGLLAYYYASHKEEEMEGAELPKKDPLLGLQPTPSMRATLKYFWVVTALIVVQVILGAVTAHYGVEGEAFYGIPLGEWLPYSITRTWHVQLAIFWIATSWLATGLFIAPAVSGYEPKFQSIGVNFLFIALLVIVVGSLAGQWFGVMQKLGLVENFWFGHQGYEYVDLGRFWQIFLLIGLFLWLFLMGRAIWPAFKNQAENRHLLAMFLISSIAIASFYAAGLMWGRQTNLAIAEYWRWWVVHLWVEGFFEVFATVVIAFLFVRMGLLRTKIATPTVLFSTIIFLFGGIIGTFHHLYFSGTPTSVLALGATFSALEVVPLVLIGFEAYHNLTLSRATEWIKAYKWPIYCFVAVAFWNLVGAGIFGFVINPPIALYYMQGLNTTPVHGHTALFGVYGILGIGLMLFVLKGLAARNVWKDGVISFAFWSINIGLALMVLISVLPIGLMQTWASVEHGLWYARSMEFMQTPTMEILRWLRVIGDTIFAAGAIALGWFVIGLKTGWSLQKETDISPENFPRIKKGEDYINA
- the ric gene encoding iron-sulfur cluster repair di-iron protein; protein product: MNTELDVRKIEPRFKHPFIFQNFDQLLHGEILTLVNDHDPLPLYHQFKTERNGIFDWNYEEKGPALWKVKITKKLVSDETVADLARQFPNALPVFKKLHIDFCCNGNRLFTEACEEAGLDPRQVKLQVIESTEKPPLHFRAEDWSPAFLADYIVQNHHKYVKDTVPQLEALLEKVENVHGKEHPEIHSIHACFVSLAIELLQHMQKEEQILFPAIKQLVKNKQNNEVNGSFPFQTIRNPIAAMENEHAGAGEDMESIRKLTNNFTPPADACQSYRLLYKQLEEFEDDLHQHVHLENNLLFPKAIQLEKEMQ